Proteins encoded in a region of the Haloglomus salinum genome:
- the ilvB gene encoding biosynthetic-type acetolactate synthase large subunit produces MSKEQPKPVSPTTETEATPDETEADEEPTGRGAVTGAETVVEAMENAGVEYLFGVQGGAIMPVYDALYDSEMTHITMAHEQGAAHAADAYGIVSGEPGVCMATSGPGATNLVTGLADSNMDSDPVVALTGQVPTDFVGSDAFQETDTIGVTRPITKENTFASDPDEVGTDVSEAFALASEGRQGPTLVDLPKDVTKGETERRPGAPKTPKTYDPPERADPQAVRDAADVLASAERPVILAGGGVIKADASEELREFAMEHEIPVITTMPAIGAFPEDHDLSLEWAGMHGTGYANMAITNCDAMFAVGTRFDDRLTGGIETFAPDADIIHADIDPAEISKNVEADYGLLGDAAHVISQVHEAMPTAPDCEAWRDTCQQWKAEYPMDYSAPEDEPVKPQFVVEAYDAATDDDTIVTTGVGQHQMWACQYWMFTEPRTWVSSHGLGTMGYGLPSAIGARLAADDDQDVVCFDGDGSFLMTLQELSVAVREDMDITVVVLNNAAVGMVRQWQDAFFEKRRMASEYPWVPEFDTLAEAFGAKGFRVDTYEELPDVVEESLAYDGPSVVDVHIDPEENVYPMVPSGGDNGQFALSEDQL; encoded by the coding sequence ATGAGCAAGGAACAACCGAAGCCGGTGTCGCCCACGACCGAGACCGAGGCGACACCTGACGAGACCGAGGCCGACGAGGAGCCGACCGGTCGCGGTGCCGTGACCGGCGCCGAGACGGTCGTCGAGGCGATGGAGAACGCCGGCGTCGAGTACCTGTTCGGCGTGCAGGGCGGCGCCATCATGCCCGTCTACGACGCGCTGTACGACTCGGAGATGACCCACATCACGATGGCCCACGAGCAGGGGGCCGCGCACGCGGCCGACGCGTACGGCATCGTGAGCGGGGAGCCAGGCGTCTGCATGGCCACCTCCGGGCCGGGCGCGACCAACCTCGTCACGGGACTGGCCGACTCCAACATGGACTCGGACCCGGTCGTCGCGCTGACGGGACAGGTCCCGACGGATTTCGTCGGGAGCGACGCCTTCCAGGAGACCGACACCATCGGCGTCACCCGCCCCATCACGAAGGAGAACACGTTCGCCTCCGACCCGGACGAGGTCGGGACGGACGTGAGCGAGGCGTTCGCGCTCGCTAGCGAGGGTCGCCAGGGTCCGACCCTGGTCGACCTGCCCAAAGACGTCACCAAGGGCGAGACGGAGCGGCGCCCGGGCGCGCCGAAGACGCCGAAGACGTACGACCCGCCCGAGCGTGCGGACCCGCAGGCGGTGCGCGACGCGGCCGACGTGCTCGCGAGCGCCGAGCGACCCGTCATCCTCGCGGGTGGCGGCGTCATCAAGGCCGACGCCAGCGAGGAGCTGCGCGAGTTCGCCATGGAGCACGAGATTCCGGTCATCACGACGATGCCGGCCATCGGCGCGTTCCCGGAGGACCACGACCTCTCGCTGGAGTGGGCCGGGATGCACGGCACCGGCTACGCGAACATGGCCATCACGAACTGCGACGCGATGTTCGCCGTCGGGACGCGCTTCGACGACCGGCTGACCGGCGGCATCGAGACGTTCGCGCCGGACGCGGACATCATCCACGCGGACATCGACCCCGCCGAGATATCGAAGAACGTCGAGGCCGACTACGGCCTGCTGGGTGACGCGGCACACGTCATCAGCCAGGTCCACGAGGCGATGCCGACCGCGCCCGACTGCGAGGCGTGGCGGGACACCTGCCAGCAGTGGAAAGCGGAGTACCCGATGGACTACTCGGCGCCCGAGGACGAGCCGGTCAAGCCGCAGTTCGTCGTCGAGGCGTACGACGCCGCGACCGACGACGACACCATCGTCACCACCGGCGTCGGCCAGCACCAGATGTGGGCCTGCCAGTACTGGATGTTCACCGAGCCCCGGACCTGGGTCTCCAGCCACGGGCTGGGGACGATGGGCTACGGCCTGCCGTCCGCAATCGGCGCGCGTCTCGCCGCGGACGACGACCAGGACGTCGTCTGCTTCGACGGCGACGGCTCCTTCCTGATGACGCTGCAGGAGCTGTCCGTCGCGGTCCGCGAGGACATGGACATCACCGTCGTCGTCCTCAACAACGCCGCGGTCGGGATGGTCCGGCAGTGGCAGGACGCGTTCTTCGAGAAGCGCCGGATGGCCTCCGAATATCCCTGGGTGCCGGAGTTCGACACCCTCGCCGAGGCGTTCGGCGCGAAGGGCTTCCGCGTGGACACGTACGAGGAGCTCCCCGACGTGGTCGAGGAGTCGCTGGCGTACGACGGCCCGAGCGTCGTCGACGTCCACATCGACCCCGAGGAGAACGTCTATCCGATGGTCCCGAGCGGCGGCGACAACGGGCAGTTCGCACTGTCGGAGGACCAGTTATGA